One window from the genome of Dasypus novemcinctus isolate mDasNov1 chromosome 26, mDasNov1.1.hap2, whole genome shotgun sequence encodes:
- the LOC139437623 gene encoding ral guanine nucleotide dissociation stimulator-like isoform X1 has protein sequence MRLIHTMSSCKQQAHHTAPKDRCRPEYKNTLALNPAKTSMVKKIKADRVEKLVGQLVPAFQCGNFSFITNFLRNYRDLATTQQVLDLLFTKYGCILPYTKEDGGPLNQLKNAISFILSTWLHEFSEDFCQPPDFLALQVVVAYLQLNLPGSELEQFAQCLLTQHEQAEAIQAEAPAPVPEPGLQPDLELNFPAAPPLPPAPAPGAASGLEVAQISEASLESVVALAPAAAQELETEGVWLTPKPSPPLRDKRETLFQ, from the exons ATGAGACTCATCCACACCATGTCATCATGCAAGCAGCAGGCACACCACACTGCCCCCAAGGACCGGTGTAGGCCAGAG TATAAAAATACATTGGCTTTGAATCCAGCCAAGACTAGCATGGTGAAGAAGATCAAAGCAGACAGGGTGGAGAAGTTGGTAGGACAACTGGTACCTGCCTTCCAGTGTGGGAATTTCTCTTTCATCACCAACTTCCTACGCAACTACAGAGACCTGGCCACCACTCAACAGGTCCTGGACCTTCTCTTCACAAA ATATGGATGCATCCTCCCATATACTAAAGAGGACGGTGGACCCCTGAACCAACTGAAAAA TGCCATCTCCTTCATCCTGAGCACCTGGCTGCATGAATTCTCAGAGGATTTCTGTCAGCCCCCAGACTTCTTGGCCCTCCAGGTGGTGGTGGCCTACCTCCAGCTCAATCTGCCGGGGTCAGAGCTGGAGCAGTTTGCCCAGTGTCTCCTTACCCAGCACGAGCAGGCAGAGGCCATTCAGGCAGAGG CTCCAGCACCAGTTCCAGAGCCAGGCCTACAACCAGACCTTGAGCTAAACTTTCCGGcagcaccacctctgccaccagctccagctccaggggCAGCTTCTGGGTTGGAGGTAGCTCAAATTTCAGAGGCATCTCTAGAGTCAGTTGTAGCGCTTGCTCCAGCAGCTGCTCAAGAGCTAGAGACTGAGGGAGTTTGGCTGACTCCTAAACCAAGCCCTCCCTTGAGAGACAAGAGGGAGACCCTCTTCCAGTGA
- the LOC139437623 gene encoding ral guanine nucleotide dissociation stimulator-like isoform X2 yields the protein MVKKIKADRVEKLVGQLVPAFQCGNFSFITNFLRNYRDLATTQQVLDLLFTKYGCILPYTKEDGGPLNQLKNAISFILSTWLHEFSEDFCQPPDFLALQVVVAYLQLNLPGSELEQFAQCLLTQHEQAEAIQAEAPAPVPEPGLQPDLELNFPAAPPLPPAPAPGAASGLEVAQISEASLESVVALAPAAAQELETEGVWLTPKPSPPLRDKRETLFQ from the exons ATGGTGAAGAAGATCAAAGCAGACAGGGTGGAGAAGTTGGTAGGACAACTGGTACCTGCCTTCCAGTGTGGGAATTTCTCTTTCATCACCAACTTCCTACGCAACTACAGAGACCTGGCCACCACTCAACAGGTCCTGGACCTTCTCTTCACAAA ATATGGATGCATCCTCCCATATACTAAAGAGGACGGTGGACCCCTGAACCAACTGAAAAA TGCCATCTCCTTCATCCTGAGCACCTGGCTGCATGAATTCTCAGAGGATTTCTGTCAGCCCCCAGACTTCTTGGCCCTCCAGGTGGTGGTGGCCTACCTCCAGCTCAATCTGCCGGGGTCAGAGCTGGAGCAGTTTGCCCAGTGTCTCCTTACCCAGCACGAGCAGGCAGAGGCCATTCAGGCAGAGG CTCCAGCACCAGTTCCAGAGCCAGGCCTACAACCAGACCTTGAGCTAAACTTTCCGGcagcaccacctctgccaccagctccagctccaggggCAGCTTCTGGGTTGGAGGTAGCTCAAATTTCAGAGGCATCTCTAGAGTCAGTTGTAGCGCTTGCTCCAGCAGCTGCTCAAGAGCTAGAGACTGAGGGAGTTTGGCTGACTCCTAAACCAAGCCCTCCCTTGAGAGACAAGAGGGAGACCCTCTTCCAGTGA